The DNA region GATGTTGGCGAAGAGGGTGTCGCCGTCGGGCGAGAAGGTCACGCCCGTGAACTCGCTGTCGTTCAGGTCGTTGCGGGCGATCGGGTAGGTGCGGCCGCTGTCGGTCGCGCCGAACAGGTGCTGCACGCCCTCGCCGTCCTCGGCGATGACGAGGCCGCCGTACGGGGAGACGGTGATGTTGTCCGGGCCGTCGTAGGCGCCGTCCACGTCCGGGTTGGCGTTGACGCCGAGCAGCACCTTGAGGGTGAGGGTGCGGCGCTTGGGGTCGTAGAACCAGACCTGGCCGTCGTGCGGGGCGCCGGGGCTCTCCTCACGGGCGTACGAGGAGACGATGTAGGCGCCGCCGTCGGCCCACCACATGCCCTCCAGCTTGCGGGCGCGGGTGACCTCGCCCTCGGCGAACTGCTTGCGGACCGGGGTGGTGCGGCCGTCGCGGTCCGGGACGTCGACCCAGTCGACGCCGTACACGGTGCCGATCTTCGTGGCACGGGACAGGTCGTCGACGAACGTGCCGGCGGAGTCGTAGCACTTGGGGGCCTGGAGGCGGCCGGCGTCGTCGGCGAGGGTCGCGAGGCGGCCGCGGCCGTACTCGAAGCCCTGCGGCGGAACCCAGCGGAAGAACAGGCCGTTGGGGCCGGCGGCGTCCTCGGTGAGGTAGGCGTGGCCGCGCCTGGGGTCGATGACGACGGCCTCGTGGTCATAGCGGCCGAAGGCCTTGATCGGCTTCGGGGCGCGGTTGGCGCGGCGGTCGTGCGGGTCGACCTCGAAGACGTAGCCGTGGTCCTTCGTCATGCCGTTGACCCCGGCCAGGTCGGAGTTCTCCTCGCAGGTGAGCCAGGTGCCCCAGGGGGTGCTGCCGCCCGCGCAGTTGGTGGAGGTGCCGGCGATGCCGACCCACTCGGCGACGGTCCCGTCGCGGTGCACCTCGACGACGGTGCAGCCGCCGGAGGCCGCCGGGTCGTAGACCAGGCCCTCGGCGAGCGGGACCGGGTGAGCCCACTTGGAGCGGGGTCCCTTGAGCTCGTGGTTGTTCACGAGGTACGTGGTGCCGCGCGGGCCGGCGAAGGTGGCGGTGCCGTCGTGGTTGGAGGGCGTGAACTCGCCGGACTCCAGGCGGGTGACACCGCTGTGGGTGATGACGCGGTAGGTGAAGCCCTCGGGCAGGGCGAGGATGCCCTGCGGGTCGGCGATCAGCTCGCCGTAGCCGAGACGGTGGCCGTTGCCGTGGCCGTGGCCGTTGCCGCCGTGCTCGTTGCCGTGGTCCTCGGAGGCCAGCGCCTGCGGGGCGGTGGCGAGCGCGCCGACGGCGCCGGTGAGCGCGAGTGCGGCGCCCGCGGCGGCGGACTGCTTGGTGAACTCTCTGCGGTTGAGGGACATGACGGTTCTTCTTCCTGTCGTCACCCGGTGTCGCGGCACACGCTCGCGCCCCCGTATAAACGGCGGTTGAACAGAAAGGCGACCTCTTATGAACCTGCCTGCCTCCGGACGCAGCGTCCTCGTCACCGGTGCCTCGCGCGGTCTGGGCCGCGCGGTGGCGCGCGCCTTCGCCGCGAACGGCGACCGGGTGGCCGTCCACTACGGCTCCCGCGCCGACGAGGCCCGCGCGACCCTGGAATCCCTCGACGGCCCCGGCCACGTCCTGGTCTCCGGCGACCTCTCCGACCCGGCCGCCGCGGAGTCCGTCGTCTCCGGCGCGGCGGAGGGCCTGGGCGGCCGGCTCGACGTCCTGGTCAACAACGCGGCCGTCAACCTGCCGCACCCGCCGGCGACGACGCCGTACGAGGAGTGGGTGGCGCTCTGGCAGCGCCACGTCTCCGTGAACCTGCTCGGCACGGCGTACGTGAGCCAGCTCGCCGCCCGTCGCATGATCGCCGCGGGCACCCAGGGCCGCATCGTCAACATCGGCTCCCGCGGCGCCTTCCGCGGCGAACCGGACCACCCCGCCTACGGCGCCACCAAGGCCGCCGTCCACGCCCTCGGCCAGTCCCTCGCCGTGGCCCTGGCCCCGCACGGCATCGCCGTCGCCTCCGTCGCCCCCGGCTTCTTCACCACGGAACGCGTGGCCCCCCGCCTCACCGGCCCGGAGGGCCCCGCCATCCTCGCCCAGAGCCCCTTCGGCCGCGTGGCCACCCCGGAGGAGATCGCCGCGGCGGTGCTGTGGCTGGCGTCACCGGCGGCGGAGTGGGCGTCGGGCACGGTCCTGGACATGAACGGGGCGTCGCACCTGCGGACGTGAGGGGGCGGGTCGGCGCCCCTTGCCGGGCCTAGGCTCCTGCACCTGTACGTTCAGCACGAGGGCGCCGCGCTCGTGGTGCGGGTCCAGGCGCAGGTGCGGAACGCGCCCGCATGGGCGCCGTCCCGTGTGCCCACCCTCCCCCTGGCTTCGCCGGGGGGGGACCCCCACGCCCCAGCGGGACGAATGCCCACACGGAGGTGGCGAACCCGGCACCGCCCGTGCGGGTGGAACCCGCCCCCGCGGAACGTATGCCCGCAACGAACGGGGGCCGGCCCGCAACGGGGCTGCCGGGCGCAGCCCGCAACGGCCTGCGGCCGCCGGGGCTCA from Streptomyces fradiae includes:
- a CDS encoding alkaline phosphatase PhoX; translated protein: MSLNRREFTKQSAAAGAALALTGAVGALATAPQALASEDHGNEHGGNGHGHGNGHRLGYGELIADPQGILALPEGFTYRVITHSGVTRLESGEFTPSNHDGTATFAGPRGTTYLVNNHELKGPRSKWAHPVPLAEGLVYDPAASGGCTVVEVHRDGTVAEWVGIAGTSTNCAGGSTPWGTWLTCEENSDLAGVNGMTKDHGYVFEVDPHDRRANRAPKPIKAFGRYDHEAVVIDPRRGHAYLTEDAAGPNGLFFRWVPPQGFEYGRGRLATLADDAGRLQAPKCYDSAGTFVDDLSRATKIGTVYGVDWVDVPDRDGRTTPVRKQFAEGEVTRARKLEGMWWADGGAYIVSSYAREESPGAPHDGQVWFYDPKRRTLTLKVLLGVNANPDVDGAYDGPDNITVSPYGGLVIAEDGEGVQHLFGATDSGRTYPIARNDLNDSEFTGVTFSPDGDTLFANIQTPGIMLAITGPWCRQPRR
- a CDS encoding SDR family NAD(P)-dependent oxidoreductase, translating into MNLPASGRSVLVTGASRGLGRAVARAFAANGDRVAVHYGSRADEARATLESLDGPGHVLVSGDLSDPAAAESVVSGAAEGLGGRLDVLVNNAAVNLPHPPATTPYEEWVALWQRHVSVNLLGTAYVSQLAARRMIAAGTQGRIVNIGSRGAFRGEPDHPAYGATKAAVHALGQSLAVALAPHGIAVASVAPGFFTTERVAPRLTGPEGPAILAQSPFGRVATPEEIAAAVLWLASPAAEWASGTVLDMNGASHLRT